CTGAGGTATAAACTTTGGCAAATGGCAAGCCATTAATAATCTCAGTGACCTCATCAGGATCACCTAACAATACACGCGCTTTTTTACGAGGTTGATCGTTGGTACCCAGTAGATAATTTTTAACGGCACTGCCCCCTAATGTGCGTCTATCATCATCGGTGCCACCTCGCTTGAAAAATTTTAGCAGCATTTCATCATCCAATCACATGATTATTTAGATTGCCATTGTTTATGGGTGAACTTTCTATTGGGTTATCCGTGGCAGAGTCATTTGCTTCAGTCGCAACATCCTCATCTTCAACTGCTCTAAAATAATTTTCTGGCACTTGGTACTGAGCTTTTAACCTAGCCAATTGTTCAGCCATATTATCAATGGCTAGTGCTAAATTTAGGGTATCAATCGGATGTTTGGCATTGGCTTGCTCGTGGGTATAACGGACGAGTTGATTTAAATTTTTACCCATAGCGTGCAGTTGTTGTAATAGTTTGGGATCAATACTTGGATAATCGCGTTCACGTCTTGTCACCTTTCCCTTAGTTAAAATTGCACGAGCATAGCGAGCCAAACTCATCCCTTCAGCTTTGGCTTCGAGCATAGAAAATTCTTCGTCACTAAAGCGAATGTTAAGCCGCTTATCTCGTAGTTTTTTTGATGAGTTTTTTACCGATACTTTGTCATGGCTTTGCTTTTTTCGGCTGATTGTTGTGCCATTTTTAGTGCCTATCTATTTTTTATGAAGTCCATTTTTGGTTAAAGGGGGTTTGGGGTCTCCCCAATGAGCACCCATTTTAATCGCAACTATGTGAAGCGATAAATGGGTGCTTGGGGTTTCAAAAGGGGGCAAGCCCCCTTTGCCAGAACGCAGAGACAGTCAATTTACGTTAGTAAATTTGGTGTCTCTGCATGTGCTGGCTATATCTATTTTTAACCCTTTATATTGGTTAGGTTAACATACTGATTTTTAGTTGTCATCTCATGAAATTGATGCGGTTTTGTATCTGAGTTGGTGATAGTTTTTTAGTGAGTGATGATATTGTTTTGATAATAGCGGTTGATGTTTGATAGGGATGAGTAATTGGCGAAAATGAGCAGGATGCTTTTAGTGAGTTTGACTAAGCTGCTGAGTTTTTTTTGAGATTCTTAACGTGATTTTTCTGTTGGTGAATATTTTTTGGGATGATTTTTAATTTTTTAGTGATGTTTTTTTTGAAAAAGACAGCCAGTTCATTTTCGTTAGCTGTCTTTTTTAAGCAAGATCTTTATGTTTTTTTTATGATGGCATTCATAAAATGATTTTGGCCAATAAGATTTTAGAAGGGACAGTCATCGTCTTCATTATAGAATCGTTCTGCTGAAAAAGTGCTGTTAAATGGCTGTTGGATAAATTGATGACAGTCATCGCATATCCAATTGAATTTTTGGTTCTGATAGTTATAGGTCGGTTCGTAGATTTGTCGCATGATGTTGCACTCTCTACAGTGGGTTTGGGTGTCATAGATTTTGAAGTGGCTGACCATCTCGCTTAATAACGGCGCACTGATGTTGTAATACTGACAGATATGTGTGATGTGATCTAAATGATTGCCGTGAGTTTCTAGTGGGGTTTCAAAGTAGTCACGCACAATGATGGTTTGTTGTTCACTGATGTGGTTTTTTGCGAGGTATTTGTAGTGCATATGATGGTCCTTTTTTTAGGTTAGGCTTGTGATTTTGGCGGTTGTTAAAGGGACTTGTTCTATGCTATTTCTGGCATAAGTTTTAGAAATTTATGCTCAAGCTGTTGGTATTTTTCTTGGTCGTCGTTTACGTCTATTTCGTCTAATATTTCTGAAATCCATGTTTGAATGGCTTGGGTGTTGTTGCAGCGTTTGATGAGTCCTAGAAATAGGTAAAGGTTGTCACCTGGTTGTATCCGCTGTTCTTTGATTAGTTGGCTTGTAAGCTTATTAATTTGCTGTTGGCGGTTTTCTCTTTGATCGAGTTGGTTATAGATTTGTTGGATGACGGGGTTTGGGTGCATTTTTGTGCTCCTTATGGGATAGTTTTGGTAAAATCAATAGCTATATGGCATAATAACATTACTTTTAGATGGTGATAAATTACTCTATATAGTAATAATATTACCGCTTGTGGAATTTATTATAAACATTTATTGTTCCACTAGCAATAACTTTGTGTTAATTTGTGGAAAATATTTATGATTAAACTTAATCTACCAGTGTTATTCGCTCAAAAAGGGATTCGAGTTGCTGATGCAGACCGCTTGACCGACATGGGACGGACCACACTCTATCGTTTATATAACAATGAGGTGACACGCATAGACTTCGCTTCTTTAGAACGCTTATGCAAACTACTTGACTGCACGCCTGGCGATATCATCATATATGAAGACGATGAGCAAACCGCTACCGTAAAAAAAGAGCAACCTTATTAATTAGGTTGCTCTGTTCCCTACTACATAGCTGTATTTTAATATGATACGTCATTCAATAATCCCAATGATGACTTTTCACCATCCCCTGCCATACCGTCACACAGGCTAACGCATCGGCTGCTGCTCGGTGCGCATTGCTATGCTCTACCCCAAAGTGGGCCATAGCCTTGCTTAGGCTAAAATAGCGATTGGCTTTAAAATACGGTGAGTATTGCCCGATAAAATCAGCAAACTGCTTGCACAAGCATTTAACCCCAACTTGCTGCAAGCGAAGTTTATGACCCGATTGGCGCATCATACGAATATCAAAATTTGCGTTATAGGCATACAGGGTTCTTCCTTTGAGCAACTGTACAATCGCGGGTTGAATATCAATAAAGGTAGGCTTACCTATCAGCTCATGAGGATAAATACCATGCACCTTAAATGCGCCTGTACTTGAAGGTATATCTGTGTAGATTAGCGTGTCGATAATCAGATTTCTATCACTATCACAAAACGCAATTTCAATGATTTGATCCTCCCTGCCGCCACCGGTGGTTTCGGTATCAAAGAATAATGGTTTGCTGGTGTCATGTGTTTGGTTATAGGCAGCTACCCGATCAAAGATGACGGCAATCTGCTCATCTTTGGTCAAATGACTGATGGGTTGTTTATTAGCCAAGCCACTCATTTGCTGCTGATGGTTTAAATCGTCTATCCCCATATTTTATTACGACTTAGGCAACAGTAAATCCAATAAATCTTCATTAGGCGCACTGTCATGCGTTTTTGACGGCTTTGGACGGTATTCGGCTGTATATCCCTCTCCCATTGGTAACAAAAGCTCAAATGCGTTCTCATGCGTCATGTTAAGCCAATCCGTTCGATGCTGAGGCTCAATCACCACAATCGAGCGTTTTTCATCTTCAGGTTTATGAAACTGGGACATAAACGGATGCTGATCGGCATTAATGGTGAGCATAGTCATGGAGCGAATCAATTGATCGCCAATTTTTACCATCTCATATAATCCAGCCACGGTAAAAGGCTCATTATCTTCGCGGTGAATGCCATAGCGATGCGCTTTTCCGTTAATGTATTTAGGCTCATAGATGGTTTGTACCGGAATTAACGCAAACTGGTTATTGTACCAAGCGTGTTTAAAACTTGGTTTACCGGCAACGGTTTCACTACGGGCATTGTAGGTGTGTTTAGCAAAACTGGTGTCTTTGGCCCATTTAGGAATCATACCAAACATCGCAGATCGCCACTCTGCGGGGTCACCGATATTGGCAAATAGTATCGGTGCCTCGTAACCCGGATAGATATCGTCTTTAAAGTCAAAGCTTAACTGCTGATTGGTAAAGCGTGACGCTTGCGCTTGAGTAATCGGTTGAAAGTTGGCACACATACAGGGTTCTCTTAGTTAAATTAATGCACAGTTAATAAATCAGACAGTTTGGTGGTATAGCTTGGGCTTAAAAACGCTCGATTCATCTGCCAGTCTTGCTGCTTGGCTATGCCGGTACTGGCAATATACAATCGGCCACCATTGCCTTTAGATGAACCTCTGGCTTGAGCTTTGCTCTGGTGCGCCATCTGCTGATTAATGGCATCCATCACTGCCATTAGCTTTTGTGATTGCTGCTGTTTTAAGAGGTCAGGCTTCTCAAACAAATCATCAACGATGGTAGCCTGATCTTGAATAGCACACAGCATGACACCGGCTTTGGCATACTTTAAATTAGGTTTATAAATCCGCTCTAGTACTTGTCTAGCGCCAGCAATCATCACCCGGGTATCACAGGTGGCATTAATAAACTGATATTGACCACGAATACTTTGGTAAGGCTCATTGGGGTTAAAGGCACTGGTCTTGGCAAACACCACCAGTATCTTACACACGCTTTGCTGCTTACGCAGTTTGACCGCTGCTTTAGACACATGACCCATCACCGCTTGGCTTAAGTCATCAAACTCGCTGATTTTTTTAGAAAAGGAGCGCGATGACACAATTTCTTGTTTAGCCATTGCCGCTTCTAGACCTAAACACATCACCCCATTTAATTCAAGATTGGTGCGCTCTAGCACCACGTTAAAGCGCTCGCGCACTAAGCTGTGTGGCATCGCCGCAAACTGCGCCACCGTGGTAATGCCTAGACTGTGTAGTTTTTTAGTATGCTGACGACCAATCCCCCATACCTCTTCAACCGGTGTAATGGTCATTAACCGCTCAATCCAGCTGGCTTTATCTAACACACAAATCCCTTGCGTCGCTGGATGCGTTTTAGCGGCGTAATTGGCCAGTTTCGCCAAGGTCTTGGTCTTCCCAACCCCAACCCCTACTGGAATGCCAGTATGACGCTCAACGGTAGTTTTAATGAGCTTGGCGTAAGCTGTTAAATCGTTAAGCGCCGCTGGATAGCGACCTAGGTATAAAAACGCTTCATCAATCGAATATACTTCTACGTCAGGACACAGCTGTTCAAGTGTATTCATCACCCGCGCTGACATATCGGCATACAAAGCGTAATTGGAGCTAAACACCGCCACACGATGTTGCTGTAGAAAGTCTTTAATCTGAAAGTAAGGGATGCCCATCTTAATCCCTAATGCCTTCGCTTCAGCCGATCTAGCCACCACACAGCCATCGTTATTAGATAGCACCACGACCGGTCGATGTGTTAAGTCAGGACGAAACAGTTTTTCGCAAGACGCATAAAAGCTATGGCAATCAATTAAGGCATACATATGTACTAAGACAATCAAAAATGAGTCTTTAGTGTAGAAAAAAAAGCAAGACATCGAAATGACAAATAACGATTAAACGACGATGGTCGTCGTGTGAGTTGTAAACAGTGATAAGAAATTAGATGAAATGAAAACTTACTTGTAGATAGGACGTTTAGTGCCGCGACCAATGGGGCGAATGACATTGGTGACCACACCAAATACTTCAAAGTCAACTTCACCGACTAAGGTAATGTCTTCAAAGGATTCGTTATGGGCAATTAAACTTGGATAAGGATAAAGATTGAGCTCTTTAACGGTGAATTCGTTAAATAAGCGAGCGACGATAATGTCGCCATGTTGGGGCTCAAGACTCCGATCCACCACTAGCAAATCATTGGGATAGATACCGGCATCAATCATCGACAACCCATCGACTCTGACTAAGAAAGTGGCATTAGGATGATCGATACACAAGTCATTTAAATCCACACATTCTTCAACATAGCCTTCAGCAGGTGAGGGAAATCCTGCTGGAATGGGTTCTAAAAACAAAGGAATGGGTTGGTAGCTTTGGGCTTCGAGTCGGTGAAGGATGGTGACGGTCATAATAGGTTCGTCATATTGATAATTGGTATAACTATGCTAATTTCATTAATCCTAAATTTCAAATTGATTTTTTAAATCCTACTTGCACTAAGTACTTTTCATAAAACTTAACTCGCTCAGGATCTGAAAGCTCATTGGCAATTTGTTCGGCAAACACGTCATAGTTTCGACCTGCCTCCCCTTTAGCAAGGTAAGATAATTCATGAAGCTTGGATAACTTTTTTGCAAAATGGTAACGCTGACTATCGGTCATTGGCACGAACATATCGAGGGTATTGGTATCACGTTTTACATCCTTTAATGGTGCTTCTTTATTTTTTAAAGTTACCGTAAAAATAAATCCTATGATACTCCGTCCCTCTTTAATTTGTTGGTAGGACACTTTTAAGTCAGTCACTTTATTAATTTCATTAACTGCCATATCTAAGACACGTTTTTTAAAATCAAACATCCTCGCATATTCGTTTTCTTGCAATCCTAACTGCGCTCTAAATGTTTCTAATTCAAATAAAGGTGTCTTTTTTGCCGCTTTCCATTGAACGAGTAATTCATATAGCCGAGTTGAATAAGCGCTATCCAAACCAGATGTTTGTTGTAAAGAATACTGAGTAAAAAAATCAACTGCACCATCAATTCTGCTAATTCCCTTGACTACAGCTGGCGTAAAAGATAATTCAATTTCACCTTGGTTATCTAAATACCGCACTTGAGACAACCAACGACTTTTTACCAGTAGACCATCTTCATCAATAAAGCTAAATCGGCGATTAAACAATGTCTCTTCAGTTTCTTTAATCCTCATATAGGCATTTTGTCGCGTAGTTTCAAATACCTCTACATAGCGTGACGCACTAATTGTTAAAGGCGTAGATGGATCTAGACCTTTTCCACTTTCACGAGCATCTACAATCGCTAATTGGATAATTCGTATTTCAGCTAGGCTTAAATTTTGAAGTGCAGAATTAAGTCTATTAGACTTAACGACTATATCTTTTTGAGTTGAAGATTTAGACATTTGAGTTTATTTTAAAAACTTATTTAAGACGATTATATTTTTTATGTCGTTTAAACGCAACAGATATATTATGCGTTTTATATGAATCATTGGGAATTAAATTGGTAATAAAATGTCGTCTTATAATAAATTTATCTGAATCAATCCTGAGGTAACAATTTGTCGTCCTATTATTTTAAAAATTTTAAGGTAACTAAATGTCGTCTAATAATATATATTTAGATATCTTTATTTAAGGTAACTAAACGTCGTCTTATGAGTAATTAAACGTCGTCTTATGAGTAATTAAACGTCGTCTTATGAGTAATTAAATGTCGTCTTATAGGTAACTAAACGTCGTCTTATGGGTAACTAAACGTCGTCTTATGGGTAACTAAACGTCGTCTAATATCTTATATAAGCCTTGGTATGGGCGACTTGCGGCTTGTTTAAAAACTATTAAAAGTATTTAAAAACATTAAAAACATTAAAAACCTACTTTTATCATTAAAATAGTGAGGTAATGAAACGTCGTCTTATTTTTTTATCAAAAACAGTAAATAAAATATAAAGCTTTTTTAGCTAACTAATTGATCAGCAATTACCTCTGCTTGATGTAATACGAGTTCTGTAGCTAAAAGCTCCATATCAGGTGGATAACCATATTTCCTGAGCAAACGTTTTACGACAGTACGAATTTTGGCTCTAGCAGATTCTTTGATTGTCCAATCAACACTTATGTTATTACGAATGGTTGATGTTAAAACAATGGCGAGTTCTCGCAGTTTATCTTTACCCATGAGTTCTTTGGCACTGTCATTTTCGGCAACCGCAGAGTAAAACGCATATTCAAAATTAGTGAGTTTAAGTTCATTGGCTAAATTGTCAGATAGTTTGATTTCTTTGGCTAACTTAATAAGCTCTTCAATTACTTCAGCTGCAGTTAAGACTTTGTTTTGGTAGCCTTTGATAGCGTTGTTGAGCATGTCCATGAGTTTTTTGCCTTGGGTAACGCTGTGTTGCTCTCGCACTTTTATTTCATCATTCAGTAGTTTTTTAAGAGTTTCTAGAGCAATGTTTTTGTGTTCATAATCTCGCATTTCTTCCATGAATTCATCAGATAAGATAGAGATGTCGGGTTTTTGAATACCAGCGGCATCAAAGATATCGACGACCTTTTCACTCACTAAGGCCTGGTCAATGGTCTGTTTAACTCTAGTTTCCAATTCGCTGTTGCCGATACCTGCAGAATTGGTCGTCGGTTCATTGAATTTGACCAAACGTGCTTTAACCGCTTGGAAATACGCTACAAGGGGTGCATTTTCCATTGCGGTAGGATGGGGTACGGCTAGGGGGAAAGATTGACTGAGCGAGCTTACAGCACGAATAAAACGGGTCTTTCCTTCCCCTTGCTCAATGCCTAAGATAAAATCTTCGGGTTCGAGAATGATTTTGAGTTTTTCAGCGGTGTCTGAGGTAAAGTATTTGTGATAGTCGTAACCGTGCATAATGCCGTCTAACACTTCCAGTTTTTCTTTCATGATAATGACGGCTTCATCTTGCACCACGGCTGGGTCGCCCTTACCGCCAGCATCTGAGTAAAAGCTCAAGGCTTCTTTCAGATCGGCAGCAATACCCAGATAATCAACGATCAAGCCCCCTGCTTTATCCTTGTACACCCGATTGACACGGGCAATCGCTTGCATTAAGTTATGACCTTTCATCGGTTTATCGATGTAAAGCGTGTGCATACTGGGAGCGTCAAAGCCTGTTAGCCACATATCCCGCACGATAACCAGTTTGAGCTTATCCTCTGGGTCTTTCATACGGTTTGCTAAAATTTGGCGGTCTTTTTTCGTTGTATGATGCTTGGCAAGGGCTGCCCCATCGGCTGCCGATGAGGTCATAATCACTTTGATGACGCCGTCGTATAAATCATCACTGCTCCACGCTGGGCGTAATGCAATTATCGCATTGTACAAATCCACTGCAATCCGCCGAGACATGGCAACAATCATGCCTTTACCTTGGTTGGCATTGGCAAATAGCCGTTGTTCAAAGTGTTGTACGATGTCGGCAGCGACCGCTTGGATACGGTCATGGCTACCGATTAAGGCTTCGGCTTTGACCCATTTGGCTCGTGCTTGTTGAGTGGCGGTGAGTTCGTCTTCGTTAAAATCTTCATCAAAGTCGGCTATCAATTTTTTGCCTTCGTCACTAATCGCCACTTTGGCAAGCCGTGATTCATAGAAAATCCGCACCGTTGCCCCATCTTCAACGGCTTGGGAGATGTCGTAAATATCAACATAATCACTAAACACCGCTGGGGTGTTGATATCGTTTTTTTCAATCGGTGTGCCTGTAAAGCCTAGATAAGTGGCATTGGGCAAGGCATCACGCAAATATTTGGCAAAACCATAAACCGTGCGTTTGCCCGTCACGTCGCCAGCATCGTTTTTGACATCGACTTCTTTGGCGGCAAAGCCATATTGCGAGCGGTGCGCTTCGTCGGCGATGACGATGATATTATGGCGTTCGGACAGCGTGTCATAGACATTGCTACCGTCTTCTGGCTGGAATTTTTGAATGGTGGTAAAAATGAAACCGCCAGAATTGACTTTAAGTAGTTCTTTGAGCTGCTCTCGATCTCCGGCTTGCTTTGGAGATTGCCTAAGCAATCGAACCGATGCCGAGAATGTGGCAAAAAGCTGGTCGTCTAAGTCGTTACGGTCGGTCAATATAACCACGGTTGGGTTATTCATGGCAAGCACGATTTTGGCTGTATAGAACACCATTGACAGGGATTTTCCCGAGCCTTGAGTATGCCAAACGACGCCTGCTTTTTTGTTACTAAGATTATTTTTTGGGGTGTCATCCTCATCACTATTTTCACTACTCGCTCGGATGGTTGATAATACTGCCTTATTAACCGCATAATACTGATGATATGCCGCCATTTTTTAATATTACCGATGATGATAATACCGTTTTTGTCTTCGGTTTTTTTAGCTTCAAAGACAATAAAATGCCGTACCATATCCAGTAGTGTGACTGGGTTAAGCAAACCTTGAATTAAGACATTAAGTTGTGGCTCGTGGCGGTGGGCTTCTGTGTCGCCTGTTTTGGTTTTCCATGTCATATAACGGCTAAAATCCGCCGAAAGTGTCCCTGCTTTGGCCTCTAGTCCGTCTGATACCACGCAGAACGCATTGTAGGTAAATAGTTGGGGGATTTGGGCTTGGTAGGTTTGGATTTGGTTATACGCGCCTTGAATAGTGGCGTTGGCATCGGTGGCGTTTTTTAGTTCGATAACGACGAGCGGAATGCTATTGATATACAAAATAAGGTCGGGTCGGCGTTTATATTTGCCTTTGGGGCTATCATGGGTGATGGTGAGTTGGTTAATGACCAAAAATTCGTTGTTGCTCGGTTCGTTCCAGTCAATTAACCAGACCTGCTTGCCTTGACTGTTGCCGTCCTTGTGGATTTCTAGGGCGATGCCTTCGGTAAGCCAACGGTGAAAGGCTAAATTATTGCAGACATTATTGGGTGTGGTGAGTTGGTTATGTTGGCTGATACGCTTCAAGGCATTGTTCTGGGGTGAGTTGTGGGTCGATGGTAGCGATAGCTTGTAAGACATTGTCTTGGAGCAAAACTTGGCTATAGGCTCGTAGGGGTTTGATGCCATAGGGTTCGATATCGACGCCATAAACGTGGCGATAGCCGATGGCTTGAAGTTGTTCGATAGCCATTTGTTCGCTGTCAGAGTCGTAAATTTTGCTCATGGGAATGTCCGTATTCTTATTTTTTGGAAAGTGTAGCAATTTGCCACAGTTTTATTTGTCTAATTCTAACTCGTTCAACATTTTTTCTAATTGATAAACTGCAACGCCAATCGGTTGGGGGTTTTGATTGAGTGCATATTCAACCACGACTTCGTTACGACTTTTACAAAGTAACAAGCCTATTGTTGGTGTGTCATGTTCGGTTTTGAGTTGCCTATCGACTGCAGTCACGTAGAAATTGAGTTGCCCGATATGCTCAGGTTTAAAATCGCCTGTTTTCAATTCGATGACAACGTAACAGCGAAGTTGCAGATGATAGAAAAGCAAATCGATATAAAAATCGTCACCACCAACTTCAATATGCCGCTGTTTGCCAACAAACGCAAAACCTGTCCCTAACTCAAGTAAAAATGCCATAATATGCTGAGTTAAAGCGGTTTCTAATTCTCGTTCATGATAGGCTTCGCCTAAGCTGAGAAAGTCAAAAATATAAGGATCTTTGAAAGTTTGGGTCGCCAAATCTGAATGTATCTTGGGCAATGTTTGCGAAAAATTATTGACGGCTTGTCCTGTGCGTTCTAGCAGACCGCTTTCTATTTGATGGACTAAGACATTGCGTGACCAACCATGTTCAATGGCTTTTTGGGCGTACCATAGTCTTGTTTCATTGTCAGAAAATTTATCCAATAGTACAAGATTATGACCCCATGG
This region of Moraxella osloensis genomic DNA includes:
- a CDS encoding helix-turn-helix domain-containing protein; amino-acid sequence: MIKLNLPVLFAQKGIRVADADRLTDMGRTTLYRLYNNEVTRIDFASLERLCKLLDCTPGDIIIYEDDEQTATVKKEQPY
- a CDS encoding 3'-5' exonuclease: MGIDDLNHQQQMSGLANKQPISHLTKDEQIAVIFDRVAAYNQTHDTSKPLFFDTETTGGGREDQIIEIAFCDSDRNLIIDTLIYTDIPSSTGAFKVHGIYPHELIGKPTFIDIQPAIVQLLKGRTLYAYNANFDIRMMRQSGHKLRLQQVGVKCLCKQFADFIGQYSPYFKANRYFSLSKAMAHFGVEHSNAHRAAADALACVTVWQGMVKSHHWDY
- a CDS encoding SOS response-associated peptidase; amino-acid sequence: MCANFQPITQAQASRFTNQQLSFDFKDDIYPGYEAPILFANIGDPAEWRSAMFGMIPKWAKDTSFAKHTYNARSETVAGKPSFKHAWYNNQFALIPVQTIYEPKYINGKAHRYGIHREDNEPFTVAGLYEMVKIGDQLIRSMTMLTINADQHPFMSQFHKPEDEKRSIVVIEPQHRTDWLNMTHENAFELLLPMGEGYTAEYRPKPSKTHDSAPNEDLLDLLLPKS
- a CDS encoding Y-family DNA polymerase codes for the protein MIVLVHMYALIDCHSFYASCEKLFRPDLTHRPVVVLSNNDGCVVARSAEAKALGIKMGIPYFQIKDFLQQHRVAVFSSNYALYADMSARVMNTLEQLCPDVEVYSIDEAFLYLGRYPAALNDLTAYAKLIKTTVERHTGIPVGVGVGKTKTLAKLANYAAKTHPATQGICVLDKASWIERLMTITPVEEVWGIGRQHTKKLHSLGITTVAQFAAMPHSLVRERFNVVLERTNLELNGVMCLGLEAAMAKQEIVSSRSFSKKISEFDDLSQAVMGHVSKAAVKLRKQQSVCKILVVFAKTSAFNPNEPYQSIRGQYQFINATCDTRVMIAGARQVLERIYKPNLKYAKAGVMLCAIQDQATIVDDLFEKPDLLKQQQSQKLMAVMDAINQQMAHQSKAQARGSSKGNGGRLYIASTGIAKQQDWQMNRAFLSPSYTTKLSDLLTVH
- the umuD gene encoding translesion error-prone DNA polymerase V autoproteolytic subunit, with the protein product MTVTILHRLEAQSYQPIPLFLEPIPAGFPSPAEGYVEECVDLNDLCIDHPNATFLVRVDGLSMIDAGIYPNDLLVVDRSLEPQHGDIIVARLFNEFTVKELNLYPYPSLIAHNESFEDITLVGEVDFEVFGVVTNVIRPIGRGTKRPIYK
- the repM gene encoding replication initiation protein RepM, with product MSKSSTQKDIVVKSNRLNSALQNLSLAEIRIIQLAIVDARESGKGLDPSTPLTISASRYVEVFETTRQNAYMRIKETEETLFNRRFSFIDEDGLLVKSRWLSQVRYLDNQGEIELSFTPAVVKGISRIDGAVDFFTQYSLQQTSGLDSAYSTRLYELLVQWKAAKKTPLFELETFRAQLGLQENEYARMFDFKKRVLDMAVNEINKVTDLKVSYQQIKEGRSIIGFIFTVTLKNKEAPLKDVKRDTNTLDMFVPMTDSQRYHFAKKLSKLHELSYLAKGEAGRNYDVFAEQIANELSDPERVKFYEKYLVQVGFKKSI
- a CDS encoding type I restriction endonuclease subunit R, with product MRASSENSDEDDTPKNNLSNKKAGVVWHTQGSGKSLSMVFYTAKIVLAMNNPTVVILTDRNDLDDQLFATFSASVRLLRQSPKQAGDREQLKELLKVNSGGFIFTTIQKFQPEDGSNVYDTLSERHNIIVIADEAHRSQYGFAAKEVDVKNDAGDVTGKRTVYGFAKYLRDALPNATYLGFTGTPIEKNDINTPAVFSDYVDIYDISQAVEDGATVRIFYESRLAKVAISDEGKKLIADFDEDFNEDELTATQQARAKWVKAEALIGSHDRIQAVAADIVQHFEQRLFANANQGKGMIVAMSRRIAVDLYNAIIALRPAWSSDDLYDGVIKVIMTSSAADGAALAKHHTTKKDRQILANRMKDPEDKLKLVIVRDMWLTGFDAPSMHTLYIDKPMKGHNLMQAIARVNRVYKDKAGGLIVDYLGIAADLKEALSFYSDAGGKGDPAVVQDEAVIIMKEKLEVLDGIMHGYDYHKYFTSDTAEKLKIILEPEDFILGIEQGEGKTRFIRAVSSLSQSFPLAVPHPTAMENAPLVAYFQAVKARLVKFNEPTTNSAGIGNSELETRVKQTIDQALVSEKVVDIFDAAGIQKPDISILSDEFMEEMRDYEHKNIALETLKKLLNDEIKVREQHSVTQGKKLMDMLNNAIKGYQNKVLTAAEVIEELIKLAKEIKLSDNLANELKLTNFEYAFYSAVAENDSAKELMGKDKLRELAIVLTSTIRNNISVDWTIKESARAKIRTVVKRLLRKYGYPPDMELLATELVLHQAEVIADQLVS
- a CDS encoding PDDEXK nuclease domain-containing protein, whose amino-acid sequence is MSLTEQTSEQSYQDWLNQLKTQIRSSQQRAILAVNQELVLLYWQIGQNILQRQDQQGWGAKVVDRLSKDLSAEFPEIKGFSTRNLKYMRKFAEAWQDKQIVQQAVALLPWGHNLVLLDKFSDNETRLWYAQKAIEHGWSRNVLVHQIESGLLERTGQAVNNFSQTLPKIHSDLATQTFKDPYIFDFLSLGEAYHERELETALTQHIMAFLLELGTGFAFVGKQRHIEVGGDDFYIDLLFYHLQLRCYVVIELKTGDFKPEHIGQLNFYVTAVDRQLKTEHDTPTIGLLLCKSRNEVVVEYALNQNPQPIGVAVYQLEKMLNELELDK